The Malus domestica chromosome 10, GDT2T_hap1 nucleotide sequence GGTTCGGCTTGTTCTTACACGAGAGGAGATTTGACAAGCCAAACACAAGTCAAACTCAATCTAAACCCAAGCTCTTTCCAGCCGATTTACATGCAATAATTAATTTACTCATGTTATAACACGAGCATGAAtgtccattttttttataatatatccTAGATATCATATTAAAATATATCTTAATTTAATAACATATCAACCATATCGtttactaaaattataacaCATTGATTAATAATACTAGGTGACAACATAACTGTCACGCTCAATAACTTCTAATAGGAGAGGCCCTTAGAAAAACGTACATAGGGGAGGAAGGCTTGGCCCAATTGGTTCGATCCCCTCCTATTATATATCAGACTCAAGTTAACGATTAAAATATAATGTTACTAGTACTATAATTTAGTAGTATTCTTGTTTATTTGTAAGCAGAAATCTTAAGTTTGAATCTAGGAAGTGACGAGTTCGTAACAAATATTCTAATCCTTTGTATGtaattatatatttgtataaaaataaataattaattaaaaatacataTTGACCCAACAAAaagataattatatatatatatatatatatatatatatatatattatagaaAGTACAATTCTGTTGCATCTTGCTAAAGTAGGGTCAGGCCGAACTAGGCATCATTTTCGGACAATTGACTAACATCTTGGCAAATATCAATCCAAAcgaaaataatataattaggATTAGAAAGTATAAATTTATGGCCAATAAGGGTAAATTAACTCTAACACTGTAAATTACATTTTCGAAAATAAATTGGcataaaaaatcaaacaaagaaTTGGAATGAACTCATGTGTTTTTTAcatcaaataaaataatattccaGAAATCAGTCCTTGGCTGGCTAATTATGCAAACCCAACATCTCTTCTCCGAACAGCATAACTTCTGCTTCTCGGATACAAATCAGCTTTCACATCCACTTCATCTTCCCTAAAAGAACAAGCCTTCTCCTCATCAATTCTTCCCATCTTCAACCCAACACTGTAACTCCTCATCCCCATTCCATTCATAGTGTTTGAGGGTTGCCCAACTATTGGTCTTCTGTGCACATCTGAACTCCCAACAGACTTAATCTTATTgttcactctctctttctctgcatTACTTCTCTTCGACGACGCCGTTCTGAGAAGCTGACTCAAGTCCTCATCGTCGTTAGAACTCGAAGAGTTGACGCTGAAGCTCCTGGGCAAAACTTGTGAAGCAGTGTAACCACTCACACCACCGCCACCATAACCAACCTTGCCGGCACAGTCTTCCAGGCCCCTCATGTAAAAGTTTCTTGCCTTGGTTAAGATCCTAATGGGTGCACAAACGATGTACATCAACTTGCTTTGCTTCTTTGCTTGGCTAGAGGTCCTCATTTGTAATTTTGATGGATTTTGTATTGCGTATATATGGGATGAacaaagaagagaaagagattTGAGAGGTTTGGAATTGTGAGGTGATGAGGGAGAGTTTGTAATGTGTACGAATATATAAAGGTGTGGGGGATTTGAGGGACTTGGGTTTTGGACTTGTTTCTTGGAACTAGCCAGTAGGCATTAGAAAGTCTAACTGGGACGGCtagccaaaagagaaaaaacattaattgttaattgcgaCGTGTGGACTATATCAAAATTCAAATGGGGCATGTGAAAGGTTCAAATAAGTGTATAATATATTAGAGTGGACTTGTACAACTAAGTTTACTGGtcttttgtattttattctcaTCCCCCTTTATCACAACATTCTCTTTAGGAGTAAAAGGGAAAACTTCTTGTTGAACTTAAAACTGCTTAGCTTGCGTGATGCGCAGGGTAAATGGCTAATTAGCTAACTATGTCTTTCTAGTGAATGTGGGCGTACCAATTTGCCACCGAACTCGATCGGCAAGTAGAATAAATGTGATGATGGTGTAGATCTGATATATGAGTGATCATGGCCAAATAAgaaacacgtctcggcctttggGTTCTAAAACCTATGCACAGACCCTTTAAGTGAAAGGGATCCCCATCTTCTTTTtaaatggggattagttgtggaactcactccacatcgaacttcaacaatCCGAACggtctattttgtaagttttGATTCATAGATTATCTTTACAAAAATTCTATTTAATTTGAAACCATTTGTCTTTTTAACTATCACAATGAAATTTATATGTTTTCTTAGAACAAAGTCTttgtcaattaattttttttaactcaaaTAGATGCCTTAAATATTTTCGGTTTTGCTAAtgttttgcaaggatgatccaTGAGGTGCAACGTGAAAAATAGATAGTTGGTatcgttaaagttcgatatAGTGTGGGCCTCACAATTAATCcccatttttattattaaataaataaataaaaatagggttcccttcccttaaaggccTCCCATATATTTATAATCGTTATTCACCGAACCCATTACCTTGAGAATACAAAAGTTGCATTGTGTGAGTTGCATTTTGTCGGAAAGTTCaaaagttttgaatcaaaatcaatGAGAATTCAATGGTGCTTGTGGGAGATATCTAAGATGAGCCAACATCATCAATACTTTAAATTCAATGCTTTAATTTTTATACTCTACAAGATCCGTTCATTGAATCATTTTATCAAATATTCCAAGTTTATCATCTCTTTCCAAGAGTCTTACAATCAAGAAATTGGTGGATATTTAATAACGAAATTAGTATCTACTAAATTATAGTGCGTTAACTGAACAAATACATTGTTTATATTGACGAAGATGGAAATAACCGTTAACTGAAATCCATTATCCAAtgggtatggttatggataaacTTCGTTGGTTAATTTATGGTTAtgaatataattaatttttgtgGTTATGGAGATGGACATAGCATTTTCGTCCCAAACCGAACCGTTGCCAATCCTAGTCTAGCAGTATTagtctttacttgtaagtgagagactttaggtttgaatctcgaAAGTAACGAGTTCATAATCAATTTTTCTTCCAAACCCTTTGTATGGAAATATATCtttgtataaaaaatttaataattaaaaatatatttgactcaagaaatattttttttttgtataaaaaaagtCTAACTAATTAAAACAGGGGAAGAAAAGGAAGGGCAAGATAATTTACAGAGTCAATTCCATTGCATATGGCTAGTAGGGTCAGGCCGACAGGCAGATCGTAGCTCATTGCTTGACGACTTGTTCAATGCTGTCAATAAATAAAATCCACCTTCTTGTTCCCTACTTTGATGCCACTAATAACGAACCATATCATTTTCGGACAATTGACTAACATGGCAAAACCAATCCAAATGTAATATAATTGAGTGAGCTATATTTACTATGTATTTGTACTATCTTTTGTATCATTTATCTAATAGAAGTATGGTCCATCAACATTTGTGAGTTTCATCTCTATTAGATAAATGATACAAATGATGATACAAATAATTAGTAAGCACTAGCAAAACCACATTAAGGGCTACCCAAGTAGCTTTCGGTGAAATTTAATGTAGCCCACCATATATATAATTAGTCACTAATCTTAGTTCTCTcaatttaattatataaaactatataatattgTTTACAAACCATATCTTTTTCTTACATCATTTTTCTCATTGTTTCTTGTacacaaggttctaaaaaacgttaaGCTCTAGTCGGGCGGCGGATTGGGGCCTAAGTGGTTAGGCGGGGCCTAGACAGGTGCCTAGGCGACCTAGGCGGATTTACATAAatttataatatattataaaatatgagTATATGTGTATAATTTTAGgacttttttttgttgttaattttgTAACATTTACTCACCCCATTATATTAATCATTGTTGGACTTTGCttttcatttgaaaaacaattgGACATATGGGTGGGCATAAAAACCGCAAACTGCATCGAATCGtatgaaaaaaaccaaaaagaaccGTGTTGATtggaaaagtttgaaaaattagTTTCACCAAGTTGCAAAGAAGTGGATCCCATCCCAATTAGGGCTCACCCACCTCACCCTCACCTCACTCACGGCTTCACATCCCCCATTTCACACTTTTAGACTTTCATTCTTTTTTCACTCAGCCAACCACCTCACTCACAGCCTCTCATCAGCGATTCCTCAGGCAGCCCACAACCTCAGCTCTTTGCGACAGCCCTCGTCATCCCTCCTCCACGAAAGCTCACGACTCTTCGTCTTTCGTCCTCCCTCAGTATTTTCTCTATCTTTTCGCATATTTGAGATTAGGAATATGGTTCAGTTTTACTGgttttccattttctcttggGCTAAATTAAATTTACTCTTGTTTTGCTGTCGTACTACTGTATTCTTGTGAGGTTAGCTCGTGTTGAGTGATGTGCGGCCTAAATTGTAATAGTATCACTTAAAACTACCATCTGTTGGTAATCAATAAGAGCATCTATTATTTCTGCCAAGAATTAAAGGGTAGGGCTAGACATTAGGTAGATTGGGCGGGGTTTACCCTCAACCCGTAGGCCGAGCCAACATGCTCGGAATACCAACAAAGATGCATAGAAAACTAGGAATCTTAGAAGAAATTTAATGGAGTGGATATGGAGGATGCAACGGAGAGAACTGAAGTTAGGGATTATGGAGAAAGAAAGCGGCTTATGATATTTTAGAAATCAAAATGCTAAGGTGTGGTAAAGACCACAAAGTTCTAACTTGCATCCAGTAAGAGCATGCCATGTGGCATGTGTTAAAGATAAAAGCTTGTTTTAATGCTATGCGGGTGGGGTTGGGTTTTTATAAACCGACGTTGGTAACACAACGTTAAAGAGAATCAAAATCACATGGGCTGTTAAGGACAATGCCCACACCTTATGTGTGAATGTATATTCCTATAATTTAGTATATGTGTGAATGGATTTGTTGTTTGTAttgaaaattggattgaaacttaaAAGGGGAGGGAAGGGAGAGGGGTGGGTTGGTGTTTTACAATGATGAGAGAATACAAGGTGTTGATGTATGTGCTTACTTTCTTATTTTCTAATGAGTTCTTGATTTTTATATGTTCTAGAAAAGAGGAATGGTGGCACATTTAGCATTGAAGCTTCATAAACTATTTAGTCCTAACTTATCACCTTTTACTACTGATGGTATGTATGTAACTTTAGTTTTTTAGCACCTTCCTTACTAATTTGAATTGTAAGCTTGTTGTTTGATGTATGTTGTTTGCTTGCTCTCTGAAATAAGAAATTGTTTGATTTTGCTTGCTCTCTGAAATAAgttgtttgatttgattataTGTTGTTTGATTGTGTACAGGAGCTGCTGTTTGAAAAAGAATCTGCCACTGCCAAGGACatttggatttttgtttttgcttgttGTTGTTGCCAATATCAAGAGACCAATGCATATTTCCTTTAATGCTCTTTGAATATTTCTTTTtgcttgttgttgttgttgttgctgccaATGTCAGGAGACTAATGCTGCTTTGAGTTCTTGATTTTTTTGTATGTTGACTGACCAATGCATATTTCTTTTAATTGTCTCTTTTTGTTGACTTGGTGTGACCAAAGACATTTGCATTAAAAAGTATATGTGTTGTATGCAACTTCATATAATCAGTTTTAGAAGATGTATTTGAATGCATGATGATTTGGTGTTCAAATAATTTAGTATTCAGAACCGTAAACCGGTAAGAACCAAATCGGAACCGGTGTAGACCGAACTGTACGGTTCTAGTAATAATTTTAAGTGGAACCGAATCGTTGATATTTTTTGGTTTAGGAGTGGAACTGCACCGAACTgcaccgtgcccacccctaattggACCTGGTTTccccattaaaaaataaatttattccCTTATGTTTTAGTCATGAAAAATCACACATGTGGCAAAGTCAAACAAAAATCCCTCTTTCtacttaatttttcattcttccCGTGAGTAGGAGGATCTTCGCCGAATCCTCTTTATGAGGATCATggggatcctccaatcacattcgttcatcgtacatcatgcagtcaaaaattattgtaaacttctttatttaaaattgaatataaataatacctgaCAAAAAATggtcgcacgatgtacgatgaacggatgtgattagGGGATCCGTCTCTTTCCGTGAACCCATgacacaaaaactcaaaatgtgaaatcccgtccccggaatttcactattcattaTGTATCTCGTAATTTAAGTTTGTATTTCACGTTTACATCATTTTTAttacttaattttaattccataaattttgggaattaaatcaaatagttattgagtttgaatttttgtaatcaatctttatctttcgTTGACTTTTCAAAGTTTTAACTAATGTTTTTAAATAGATTTCGAACCCATGaatgcataggcgaaagccgtttgcaagTCTgagttataacggtatagttacagacgtttgaagttgtgaactatAGATTATGGGATTTATTTAATTCCCAGATGTGGGTTAAAGGTTAAGTTAGATTAAAAAGGGGAAGGTTTCtgaaaaaaaagaggggagaaaGGGAGATAGGCTGCTGCTAACCCGTTTTGGGGGTGAATTGGACCCGTTAACCCACAAATTTGACCCGCTTGTATCTCCTTCATCCAATctccgttttgggtgatcttagtgtccatggaaagctcttggCAAGCCCTACATCTTTGTAGTGTTAGATTTCCCATCTTCTTATCCATTTTTCCAGTTCCAGGTAGCAAAGTTCCGTGGGTTTCCGgcgattttgtcatttttccgGTGATTTCGGCAACCATTTCTTTCAAGTGAGGTATTAAACTTCATCTAttcttcataatcttcaagttgGTATACTTGGTTTGTGCTTTCGTATTCGTTTTAGAATTGGGTGTTTAGAACCCTAGAAAGCCGATTTTCTCCGATGAATTTGGATGGTT carries:
- the LOC103432382 gene encoding uncharacterized protein, producing MRTSSQAKKQSKLMYIVCAPIRILTKARNFYMRGLEDCAGKVGYGGGGVSGYTASQVLPRSFSVNSSSSNDDEDLSQLLRTASSKRSNAEKERVNNKIKSVGSSDVHRRPIVGQPSNTMNGMGMRSYSVGLKMGRIDEEKACSFREDEVDVKADLYPRSRSYAVRRRDVGFA